In the genome of Hymenobacter cellulosivorans, one region contains:
- a CDS encoding SDR family oxidoreductase: MNPNNVWFVTGASKGLGLILVQMLLSQGYRVAATSRNLTELQQAGPHNNPQFLPLHMDLGDEASVQQAIAATIHTFGRLDVVVNNAGYGQVGALEELSDQEARQNFEVNVFGLLNVLRAATPHLRAQGAGRVFNISSVGGFFGSFPGWGIYCATKFAVDGLTESYAAEVQPFGIQATTVKPGYFRTGFLSAGSMGQPQAPIEAYQSVRDSQTLHAEQLNGNQPGDPAKAAALLIEVSEAETQPLHLFLGEDAYQMATLKIEAVQQDMQQWQAQATATGFA; this comes from the coding sequence ATGAATCCCAACAACGTATGGTTTGTAACCGGAGCCTCCAAGGGCCTGGGCCTGATCTTAGTACAGATGCTGCTCAGCCAGGGTTACCGCGTAGCAGCCACTTCCCGCAACCTGACCGAGCTTCAGCAAGCCGGGCCGCATAACAATCCCCAGTTTTTGCCTCTGCACATGGATTTGGGCGACGAAGCCAGCGTGCAGCAGGCCATTGCCGCCACCATCCACACATTCGGCCGCCTCGATGTGGTCGTCAATAATGCGGGCTACGGGCAGGTGGGTGCCCTGGAGGAGCTCAGCGACCAGGAAGCCCGGCAGAATTTTGAGGTCAACGTCTTTGGCCTGCTCAACGTGCTGCGGGCCGCCACGCCCCACCTGCGGGCCCAGGGCGCGGGCCGGGTGTTTAATATTTCCTCAGTGGGTGGCTTTTTCGGCAGCTTTCCCGGCTGGGGTATCTACTGCGCCACCAAATTCGCCGTCGATGGTCTCACCGAGTCGTATGCGGCCGAGGTGCAGCCCTTCGGCATTCAGGCCACCACGGTAAAGCCCGGCTACTTCCGCACCGGCTTTTTGTCGGCGGGCTCGATGGGCCAGCCCCAGGCGCCTATCGAAGCCTACCAATCGGTGCGCGACTCCCAGACCCTGCACGCCGAGCAGCTAAACGGCAACCAGCCCGGCGACCCGGCCAAAGCCGCCGCCCTGCTGATTGAGGTCAGTGAGGCCGAAACCCAGCCCCTGCACCTGTTTCTGGGCGAAGATGCCTACCAGATGGCAACCCTGAAAATCGAAGCCGTGCAGCAGGATATGCAGCAGTGGCAAGCCCAGGCTACGGCTACGGGCTTCGCATAG
- a CDS encoding helix-turn-helix domain-containing protein, with product MFVEIDSDYAYKYDLLRNYVFELVHSALKLQPATTLYKDSNAATRIASLFTELLERQFPIETPGQQVRLRNAHAFAGQLAVHVNHLNRALKEVTGKTTTQLIAARLTQEAHALLRHTNWNVAEISYCLGFEEPAHFNNFFKKQAGATPTAVRAV from the coding sequence ATGTTCGTGGAAATCGACTCGGACTATGCGTATAAGTACGACCTGCTGCGCAACTACGTGTTTGAACTCGTACACAGCGCCCTGAAGCTGCAGCCGGCTACGACGTTATATAAGGACAGCAATGCCGCCACCCGTATTGCGTCGCTGTTTACGGAGCTGCTGGAGCGGCAGTTCCCGATTGAAACGCCGGGGCAGCAGGTGCGCCTGCGCAACGCCCACGCCTTTGCCGGGCAACTGGCCGTGCACGTGAACCACCTGAACCGGGCCCTGAAGGAAGTGACGGGCAAAACCACCACCCAGCTCATTGCCGCCCGCCTCACCCAGGAAGCCCACGCACTGCTGCGCCACACCAACTGGAACGTGGCGGAAATCAGCTACTGCCTGGGCTTCGAGGAGCCGGCCCACTTCAACAACTTTTTCAAGAAACAGGCCGGGGCCACACCTACTGCCGTACGCGCTGTTTGA
- a CDS encoding deoxyhypusine synthase family protein gives MNVTNFLKHHYRHFNAAALIDAAEGYNKHLAEGGKMMITLAGAMSTAEMGIQLAELIRQDKVQIISCTGANLEEDIFNLVAHDFYERVPNYRDLTAADEQALLERHMNRVTDTCIPEEEAMRRLEHSVLKFWEQADKAGERYFPHEFFYQILKSGELEQYYQIDPKDSWMLAAAEKNLPIICPGWEDSTLGNIFAGHVISGDIQNVHTVRTGIEYMIYLADWYTQQATEESKVGFFQIGGGIAGDFPICVVPMLHQDLGRTSVPLWGYFCQISDSTTSYGSYSGAVPNEKITWGKLGQDTPKFIIESDATIVAPLVFAMVLGQ, from the coding sequence ATGAACGTAACGAACTTCCTCAAGCACCACTACCGCCACTTCAACGCCGCTGCCCTGATTGATGCCGCCGAAGGCTACAACAAGCACCTGGCCGAAGGCGGCAAGATGATGATTACCCTGGCCGGTGCCATGAGCACCGCCGAAATGGGCATCCAGCTGGCCGAACTGATTCGCCAGGACAAGGTGCAAATCATCAGCTGCACCGGTGCCAACCTGGAAGAGGATATCTTCAACTTGGTAGCCCACGACTTCTACGAGCGGGTGCCCAACTACCGCGACCTGACGGCCGCCGACGAGCAGGCTCTGCTCGAGCGCCACATGAACCGCGTCACCGACACCTGTATTCCCGAAGAGGAAGCCATGCGCCGCCTGGAGCACTCGGTTCTGAAGTTCTGGGAGCAGGCCGACAAAGCCGGGGAGCGGTACTTCCCCCACGAGTTCTTCTACCAGATCCTGAAGTCGGGTGAGCTGGAGCAGTACTACCAGATTGACCCCAAGGACTCCTGGATGCTGGCTGCCGCCGAGAAAAACCTGCCCATCATCTGCCCCGGTTGGGAAGACTCCACGCTGGGTAACATCTTCGCTGGCCACGTTATCAGCGGCGACATCCAGAACGTGCACACCGTGCGCACGGGCATTGAGTACATGATTTACCTGGCCGACTGGTACACCCAGCAGGCTACCGAGGAAAGCAAAGTCGGCTTCTTCCAGATTGGCGGCGGCATTGCCGGCGACTTCCCCATCTGCGTGGTACCGATGCTGCACCAGGACCTGGGCCGCACCAGCGTGCCGCTGTGGGGCTATTTCTGCCAGATTTCGGACTCCACCACCTCGTACGGCTCGTACTCCGGTGCCGTGCCCAACGAGAAAATCACCTGGGGCAAGCTGGGCCAGGACACGCCCAAGTTCATCATCGAGTCGGACGCTACCATCGTCGCGCCGCTGGTGTTTGCCATGGTGCTGGGCCAGTAA
- a CDS encoding helix-turn-helix domain-containing protein produces MPTTPIPKKLLARQHEITADFLRALDRHLADIASGEATEMLEIRDFADQLHIHPTHLSNTIKLTTGHAPCYFFEARILDLARLLLLDSSRSVADVAQSLTYDPSNFTKFFKRFAGVTPKQYREQAWEAQRLAKSETVTI; encoded by the coding sequence ATGCCTACGACCCCCATCCCGAAGAAGCTGCTGGCCCGGCAGCACGAAATAACCGCCGACTTCCTGCGCGCCCTCGACCGGCACCTGGCCGATATTGCCTCCGGCGAAGCCACCGAAATGCTCGAAATCCGGGATTTTGCCGACCAGCTCCACATTCATCCCACCCACCTGAGCAATACTATTAAACTTACCACCGGACACGCGCCCTGCTACTTTTTCGAGGCCCGCATCCTCGACCTGGCCCGGCTGCTCTTGCTGGACTCCAGCCGCTCGGTGGCCGACGTGGCCCAGAGCCTGACCTACGACCCGTCGAACTTTACCAAGTTCTTCAAGCGCTTCGCCGGTGTCACGCCCAAACAGTACCGGGAGCAGGCCTGGGAAGCGCAGCGGCTGGCAAAATCGGAAACTGTCACCATTTAA
- a CDS encoding SDR family NAD(P)-dependent oxidoreductase, producing MSTPKIALVTGGSRGLGRNSALHLAQAGHDLIITYRTQQAEAQAAVAEIEALGRKAVALPLDVGLVSSFPAFVAAVTEQLQQHWQRPSFDFLINNAGIDARSLFLETTEEDFDNLLNVHFKGVYFLTQQLLPLLADGGGIVNFSTGLARFTTPGYAAYASMKGAIETLTKYMAKELGGRGIRANIVAPGIIKTDFTAPVRDAHPELEQYMSSNTALGRIGEPDDVGPVVAFLCSDAARWVNAQRLEASGAIRCSYFKFNTESPADLQSGLWCWR from the coding sequence ATGAGCACTCCTAAAATTGCCCTCGTCACGGGCGGCAGCCGCGGGCTGGGCCGCAACAGCGCCCTGCACCTGGCCCAGGCCGGCCACGACCTGATTATAACCTACCGTACCCAGCAGGCCGAAGCCCAGGCCGCCGTAGCTGAGATTGAGGCCCTGGGCCGCAAAGCCGTGGCTCTGCCCCTGGATGTGGGCCTGGTCAGCAGCTTTCCGGCCTTTGTGGCGGCCGTTACCGAGCAGCTGCAGCAGCACTGGCAGCGCCCCTCGTTCGACTTTCTGATTAACAACGCCGGTATCGATGCCCGCTCACTCTTCCTTGAAACCACCGAGGAAGATTTTGATAACCTGCTCAACGTCCACTTCAAAGGCGTCTACTTCCTGACCCAGCAGCTATTGCCGCTGCTGGCTGATGGGGGCGGAATCGTGAACTTCTCCACGGGCTTGGCCCGCTTCACCACGCCCGGTTACGCGGCCTACGCGTCGATGAAGGGCGCCATCGAAACCCTGACCAAGTACATGGCCAAGGAACTAGGCGGGCGCGGCATCCGGGCCAATATTGTGGCTCCGGGCATTATCAAAACTGATTTTACGGCCCCGGTGCGGGATGCCCACCCCGAACTGGAGCAGTACATGAGCAGCAATACGGCCCTGGGCCGCATCGGGGAGCCCGATGATGTTGGGCCCGTAGTGGCCTTCCTCTGCTCCGACGCGGCCCGCTGGGTAAATGCCCAGCGCCTAGAAGCTTCGGGGGCTATTCGCTGTAGTTACTTCAAATTTAACACTGAAAGCCCGGCTGACCTGCAGTCGGGCCTTTGGTGTTGGCGCTAG
- a CDS encoding DUF7878 domain-containing protein, whose product MELHHKIENLVLGAPWLLERKNQYAAFCSIEADFEFWIDAEQVFQEPHWNIGELAVQLAEWHRSGLQGDFHYQCMDAEEQDLFTFRHEGAGFQFFSEWASNNTFNALTREALIAFIIRYRNDVIHRIESDLKYTTRLYLGQ is encoded by the coding sequence ATGGAACTGCATCATAAAATAGAGAACCTGGTTTTGGGTGCACCTTGGCTTCTGGAGCGCAAAAATCAATATGCTGCCTTCTGTAGTATTGAGGCCGATTTTGAGTTTTGGATTGATGCTGAACAGGTCTTCCAAGAGCCACATTGGAATATTGGTGAGTTGGCGGTACAACTAGCGGAGTGGCATAGGTCAGGGCTACAAGGCGACTTCCACTATCAGTGTATGGATGCGGAAGAACAAGATTTGTTCACCTTCAGGCATGAGGGGGCTGGTTTTCAGTTTTTCTCTGAGTGGGCTTCGAACAACACGTTCAACGCCTTGACCCGCGAGGCACTAATTGCTTTTATTATTCGGTACAGGAATGACGTCATACATCGAATCGAGAGTGATTTGAAATATACTACCCGTTTGTACCTAGGCCAATAA
- a CDS encoding DUF3667 domain-containing protein, whose product MEATSTFAIDLALAQPEHGTAAGHASGHGPTTCLNCGTLVPERFCGHCGQDAHHTHRLNLAHMLHEIPHSIWHVDKGIQHSLWNILRRPGTTIRSYLAGQRKYHFPPLSLLLIVTGAYAFISAVLHIDIMPPRDPAMPEAVWQTQKMATDLLAKYMSWYYVALVPIIAAFARLFLRRGGYNYAECLVIVAFITAICNFLTLLALPLTYFFSGTPQIQQVGAVVSAVSIGYATWAYSSMLAHTGLSLAGRLLRGFFPFVLGIILPSLLAVAIGVALNWDTIKKSMQEQQRLQQQAKSMPAPARLAAPAH is encoded by the coding sequence ATGGAAGCCACCTCTACCTTCGCTATCGACCTAGCCCTAGCCCAACCCGAGCACGGGACAGCGGCGGGCCATGCCTCCGGGCACGGCCCCACCACCTGCCTCAACTGCGGCACGCTGGTGCCCGAGCGGTTCTGCGGGCACTGCGGGCAGGATGCCCACCACACCCACCGCCTCAACCTGGCCCACATGCTGCACGAGATTCCGCACAGCATCTGGCACGTGGATAAGGGCATTCAGCACTCCCTTTGGAACATTCTGCGCCGCCCCGGCACTACTATCCGCAGCTACCTGGCCGGGCAGCGTAAGTACCACTTCCCGCCCCTGTCCTTGCTGCTAATTGTAACCGGGGCCTACGCCTTTATTTCCGCCGTGCTGCACATCGACATCATGCCGCCCCGCGACCCGGCTATGCCCGAGGCCGTGTGGCAGACGCAAAAGATGGCCACCGACCTTCTGGCCAAATATATGAGCTGGTACTACGTGGCGCTGGTGCCCATCATTGCCGCCTTTGCCCGCCTGTTTCTGCGCCGCGGCGGCTACAACTACGCCGAGTGCCTGGTGATCGTGGCCTTCATCACGGCCATTTGCAATTTCCTGACGTTGCTCGCCCTGCCCCTGACGTATTTTTTCTCCGGCACTCCCCAGATTCAACAAGTGGGCGCCGTCGTATCGGCCGTAAGCATAGGCTACGCCACCTGGGCTTACAGCTCCATGCTGGCTCACACCGGCCTTAGCCTGGCTGGCCGGCTGCTGCGAGGCTTCTTTCCCTTCGTACTGGGCATCATCCTCCCGTCCCTGCTGGCCGTAGCAATTGGGGTGGCACTCAACTGGGATACCATCAAAAAGAGTATGCAGGAACAGCAGCGGCTTCAGCAGCAGGCCAAGTCAATGCCCGCGCCGGCCCGCCTAGCGGCCCCCGCTCACTAA
- a CDS encoding DUF6843 domain-containing protein — MASPKDFRFYSGLALLVVGWIVSLNYYVLLFAAPVVVLGLVLIWLSAKSLATKSWLTAAPLLLWLPGVWGLLYFGSPQARPATFLIPQDFRGQITLFYNQPCGETLRTENNRLVYRIPASGILLLQAPMEEGVLNREYYFVDSQGRKTSSVPHFIQQDFNEDYTLEKNPHEPPRHVVGLFMTGSGSGSTTKISRYDFETLHVMSYDSLRRRENELADTLVDSLLIPCTSKVPASLPY, encoded by the coding sequence ATGGCTTCACCAAAAGATTTTCGGTTTTATAGTGGCCTGGCCCTGCTTGTGGTCGGCTGGATAGTTTCGCTGAACTACTACGTTCTGCTGTTTGCCGCGCCCGTGGTGGTGCTGGGCTTAGTGCTCATTTGGCTGTCGGCAAAGTCGCTGGCAACTAAATCCTGGCTGACTGCCGCTCCCCTGCTGCTCTGGCTGCCGGGCGTTTGGGGCCTGCTGTACTTTGGCAGCCCTCAGGCTAGGCCAGCCACTTTTCTGATTCCGCAAGACTTCCGAGGCCAAATCACGCTGTTCTACAACCAGCCCTGCGGCGAAACACTCCGCACCGAAAACAACCGGCTTGTTTACCGGATTCCAGCCAGTGGAATTCTGCTGCTGCAAGCGCCGATGGAAGAAGGCGTCCTCAACCGTGAGTACTATTTTGTGGACAGTCAAGGCCGTAAAACCAGCTCGGTACCCCACTTTATTCAGCAAGATTTTAATGAGGACTACACGCTGGAAAAGAACCCGCACGAGCCGCCCCGGCATGTAGTGGGTCTCTTCATGACCGGTAGCGGCAGTGGCAGCACAACGAAAATCAGCCGCTACGACTTTGAGACGCTACACGTGATGAGCTACGATAGTTTACGCCGCCGCGAAAATGAGCTAGCCGATACCCTAGTTGACAGCTTACTGATTCCCTGCACTAGCAAAGTGCCTGCTAGCCTGCCTTATTAA
- the hslV gene encoding ATP-dependent protease subunit HslV, protein MRIRSTTVLGIRHNGEIALGADGQATMDKHVAKSNVRKVRKLQDGKVVTGFAGSTADAFMLLDKFEEKLNGYGGQLRRAAIELAKEWRKDQYLRKLEAMMVVADKDELLIIAGTGDVLEPDSDVAAIGSGAMYAQAAALALKKHAPHLTARQMVEDALHIAADICIYTNHNLMIEQPS, encoded by the coding sequence ATGAGAATCCGCTCCACTACCGTGCTCGGCATCCGCCACAACGGCGAAATTGCCCTCGGCGCCGACGGCCAGGCTACCATGGATAAGCACGTGGCCAAGAGCAACGTGCGCAAGGTGCGCAAGCTCCAGGACGGCAAAGTGGTAACCGGCTTTGCCGGCTCCACGGCCGATGCCTTCATGCTGCTCGACAAGTTCGAAGAAAAGCTCAACGGCTACGGCGGACAGCTGCGCCGGGCCGCCATTGAGCTGGCCAAGGAGTGGCGCAAAGACCAGTACCTGCGTAAGCTCGAAGCCATGATGGTAGTAGCCGACAAAGACGAACTGCTCATTATTGCCGGCACCGGCGACGTACTGGAGCCCGACTCCGACGTAGCCGCCATCGGCTCGGGGGCTATGTACGCCCAGGCCGCGGCCCTGGCCCTGAAGAAGCACGCCCCCCACCTCACGGCCCGCCAGATGGTGGAAGATGCCCTGCACATTGCCGCCGACATCTGCATCTACACCAACCACAACCTGATGATTGAGCAGCCCAGCTAA
- a CDS encoding ATP-grasp domain-containing protein, translating to MRAYINQDAAREWANTNCFAAADGFRQMGWEIVPFHHFRELPNTEPEDIVVSHIDHVEGALRTLGCTVPPALDYPEQLQPFLGRRMWQSTINEVAADPAQWPVFVKPMLARKKFTGVLVRHFRDLAGCGDQAENTPVWCAEPVHFVAEWRCFVRYGQVLAAQPYRGDWRAHFDPRVVEAAVAAYTEAPKAYALDVGITNAGATLVIEVNEGYSVGSYGLPPLRYAKFLSARWAELTGTVDACDL from the coding sequence ATGCGCGCTTACATCAACCAGGACGCCGCCCGTGAATGGGCCAACACCAACTGCTTTGCCGCCGCCGACGGATTCCGGCAGATGGGCTGGGAAATTGTCCCCTTCCACCATTTCCGGGAGCTGCCGAATACGGAGCCCGAGGATATTGTCGTCAGCCACATCGACCATGTGGAAGGCGCCCTGCGGACCCTGGGTTGCACCGTGCCGCCGGCCCTAGACTACCCCGAGCAGCTACAGCCGTTTCTGGGGCGGCGGATGTGGCAGTCCACTATCAACGAAGTAGCCGCCGACCCGGCACAGTGGCCGGTATTTGTAAAGCCTATGCTGGCCCGCAAGAAGTTTACCGGCGTGCTGGTGCGCCATTTTCGCGACTTGGCCGGCTGCGGCGACCAGGCCGAAAATACGCCCGTGTGGTGCGCCGAGCCGGTACACTTTGTAGCCGAGTGGCGCTGCTTCGTGCGCTACGGCCAGGTGCTGGCCGCCCAGCCCTACCGCGGCGACTGGCGCGCCCACTTCGACCCACGCGTAGTGGAAGCCGCCGTGGCCGCCTACACCGAGGCGCCCAAGGCCTACGCCCTCGACGTTGGGATTACCAATGCCGGAGCCACGCTGGTTATTGAAGTCAACGAAGGCTACTCCGTGGGGAGCTATGGCCTGCCGCCGTTGCGCTACGCCAAGTTTCTGAGTGCCCGCTGGGCCGAGCTGACGGGCACTGTCGACGCTTGCGACTTGTAA
- a CDS encoding N-acetylmuramoyl-L-alanine amidase family protein, translating into MKARNGDGVETLLIRYGLNPRLYSRQFKQLNQKNLRRGNGLITGRTYVLPKAATARKATTRNAARSTARKASTRKRTTAAVVTRLPVSKAPLSGTQLFGPRIGTPRAQNGTLRGAVFYLSSGHGGPDPGAIGKYGSFKLAEDEYAYDVTVRLARVLIENGATVYVMVQDPNDGIRDENVLPMDYDEVHYPNRPIPLSQVQRLRQRIAQVNALYARHKGAYQRLLALHVDSRSEGQNIDVFFYHHPNSATGLRLAKNIHRVFTSRYKRAQPNRPYSGNVSERGTLYEVRNSHAPAVFMELGNIRNQKDQRRFVVADNRQALANWIAEGIIADYRGKK; encoded by the coding sequence GTGAAGGCCCGAAATGGCGACGGGGTGGAAACCCTGCTCATCCGCTACGGCTTGAACCCACGCTTGTATAGCCGGCAGTTTAAGCAGCTCAACCAGAAAAACCTGCGGCGCGGCAACGGCCTGATTACCGGCCGCACGTATGTGCTGCCCAAGGCCGCCACGGCTCGCAAAGCCACCACCCGAAATGCGGCCCGAAGCACGGCGCGCAAGGCCTCTACCCGCAAGCGTACTACCGCGGCGGTGGTTACCCGCCTGCCGGTCAGCAAGGCTCCCCTATCCGGCACCCAGCTATTTGGCCCCCGCATCGGCACGCCCCGGGCCCAGAACGGTACCCTGCGCGGCGCAGTCTTCTATCTGTCCTCCGGTCACGGCGGCCCCGACCCCGGCGCCATCGGCAAGTACGGCTCCTTTAAGCTGGCCGAAGACGAGTACGCCTACGACGTGACCGTGCGCCTGGCCCGGGTGCTGATTGAAAATGGGGCTACCGTCTACGTGATGGTGCAGGACCCCAACGACGGTATCCGCGACGAAAACGTGCTGCCCATGGACTACGACGAGGTGCACTACCCCAACCGCCCGATTCCACTGAGCCAGGTGCAGCGCCTGCGCCAGCGTATTGCCCAGGTCAATGCCCTGTATGCCCGCCACAAGGGCGCCTACCAGCGGCTGCTGGCCCTGCACGTGGATAGCCGCAGCGAGGGTCAGAACATCGACGTGTTCTTTTACCACCACCCCAACAGTGCCACTGGCCTGCGCCTGGCTAAGAATATTCACCGGGTCTTTACCAGCCGCTACAAGCGCGCCCAGCCCAACCGCCCCTACTCCGGTAACGTGTCGGAGCGCGGCACGCTCTATGAGGTGCGCAACAGCCACGCCCCGGCCGTGTTCATGGAGCTGGGCAACATCCGCAACCAGAAAGACCAGCGCCGCTTCGTGGTGGCCGACAACCGCCAGGCCCTGGCCAACTGGATAGCCGAGGGCATCATCGCCGATTACCGGGGCAAGAAGTAA
- a CDS encoding cystathionine gamma-synthase family protein has product MTNPHDHAHIGGQQLRPESLMMSYGYTPAWSEGAIKPPIFQTSTFVFTSAEEGKAFFELAYGLRQANPDEEMGLIYSRLNNPSLEILEHRLTLWDGAEEAASFASGMAAISTTLLALLQPGDVVLHSEPVYGGSDFFLKNVLRKFGIEAQGFLPTATPEQLEAQAAAIDPGRLAMIFVETPANPTNHLVDLEACATLARKYGSAEKPVRLVVDNTFLGPVFQHPLKHGADVVLYSATKFLGGHSDLIAGAALSSKALMKEIKAMRTFMGTMCDPNTGWMLMRSLETLKLRMERAATSAQVIADWLRAHPLVARTYYLTHLEHCPVQQDIYQRHCLSPGSMISFDIRGGEAEAFRFLNALKLIKLAVSLGGTESLAEHPATMTHSDITVADQLEMGITAQMIRLSIGVEDPQDLMLDLSQAFEAVGVPQEVAVAELA; this is encoded by the coding sequence ATGACTAACCCCCATGACCACGCCCACATCGGCGGCCAGCAGCTGCGCCCCGAGAGTTTGATGATGAGCTACGGCTACACGCCGGCCTGGAGCGAAGGCGCCATCAAACCACCCATTTTTCAGACCTCCACCTTCGTCTTTACCAGCGCCGAAGAAGGCAAGGCTTTCTTCGAGCTGGCTTATGGTCTGCGCCAGGCCAACCCCGACGAGGAAATGGGTTTGATTTACTCCCGCCTCAACAACCCCAGCCTCGAAATCCTGGAGCACCGCCTCACGCTCTGGGACGGCGCTGAGGAAGCCGCGAGTTTCGCCTCGGGCATGGCCGCCATCAGCACCACCCTGCTGGCCCTGCTGCAGCCCGGCGACGTGGTACTGCACTCCGAGCCCGTGTACGGCGGCTCCGACTTCTTCCTCAAAAACGTGCTGCGCAAATTCGGCATTGAGGCCCAGGGCTTTTTGCCTACTGCTACGCCCGAGCAGCTCGAAGCCCAGGCCGCGGCTATTGACCCCGGCCGCCTGGCCATGATTTTCGTGGAGACGCCCGCCAACCCCACCAACCACCTCGTGGACCTGGAAGCCTGCGCCACGTTGGCCCGCAAGTATGGCTCGGCGGAAAAGCCCGTGCGCCTCGTGGTGGATAATACCTTCCTGGGCCCCGTGTTTCAGCACCCCCTGAAGCACGGCGCCGACGTGGTCTTGTACTCAGCCACTAAGTTTCTGGGCGGCCACTCTGACCTCATTGCCGGTGCCGCGCTCAGCTCCAAGGCCCTGATGAAGGAAATCAAGGCCATGCGCACGTTTATGGGTACTATGTGCGACCCGAACACCGGCTGGATGCTGATGCGAAGCCTCGAAACCCTGAAGCTGCGCATGGAGCGCGCCGCCACCTCGGCCCAGGTAATTGCCGACTGGCTCCGGGCTCACCCCCTGGTAGCGCGCACCTACTACCTAACCCACCTGGAGCACTGCCCCGTGCAGCAGGACATCTACCAGCGCCACTGCCTCTCACCCGGCTCCATGATTTCCTTCGATATCCGCGGGGGCGAGGCCGAGGCCTTCCGCTTCCTCAACGCGCTGAAGCTGATCAAGCTGGCCGTGAGTTTGGGCGGTACCGAAAGCCTGGCCGAGCACCCGGCCACCATGACCCACTCCGACATCACCGTCGCCGACCAGCTCGAAATGGGCATTACTGCCCAAATGATTCGCCTCAGCATCGGCGTGGAAGACCCGCAGGACCTGATGCTGGACCTAAGCCAGGCCTTCGAGGCCGTGGGCGTGCCGCAGGAAGTGGCAGTGGCCGAACTGGCGTAG